The Xenopus laevis mitochondrion, complete genome genome has a window encoding:
- the ND4L gene encoding NADH dehydrogenase subunit 4L, protein MTLIHFSFCSAFILGLTGLALNRSPILSILLCLEGMLLMSMDGIVLTPLHLTIYLSSMMLYIMLPFAAPEAATGLSLNSDHYTTHGTDKLFSLNLLEC, encoded by the coding sequence ATGACACTTATCCACTTTAGCTTTTGCTCAGCTTTTATTTTAGGATTAACAGGATTAGCCTTAAACCGCTCTCCTATCCTATCGATCCTATTATGCTTAGAGGGAATACTACTAATATCTATAGATGGTATCGTGCTTACACCACTTCATTTAACTATCTATCTCTCATCCATAATACTATACATTATACTACCTTTTGCAGCACCTGAAGCCGCAACTGGACTAAGCCTTAATAGTGACCACTACACGACTCATGGAACAGATAAATTATTTAGCCTAA